A genomic stretch from Hymenobacter psoromatis includes:
- a CDS encoding Clp protease ClpC yields MEAKFSNRVKEVISLSREEAIRLGHDYIGTEHLLLGMIREGEGTALGLLKKLGVATDELKFALEQATRNTASTQGTSITGSIPLTKQTEKVLKITYLEAKIFKSEIIGTEHLLLSILRDEDNISSQILSKFNVNYETVRDSLDYHGAAPNTTGPKAGPEADDDDDRLFGQGQGAGGRGQGAQGGAAGAGAKRAGEKSRTPVLDNFGRDLTKMAEEDKLDPIVGREKEIERVAQVLSRRKKNNPILIGEPGVGKTAIAEGLALRIIQKKVSRVLFNKRVVTLDLASLVAGTKYRGQFEERMKAVMNELEKSPDVILFIDELHTIVGAGGASGSLDASNMFKPALARGEIQCIGATTLDEYRQYIEKDGALARRFQMVMVDPTTPEETIEILHNIKDKYQDHHHVVYTDKAIEQCVKLSDRYMSDRFLPDKAIDILDEAGARVHINNIVVPEDILKLEEQIENIKGEKNRVVKSQRYEEAAKLRDTEKKLLEQLESAKKSWEDETKKKRYTVKEENVAEVIAMMTGIPVNRVAQNESQKLLNMGEELQGKVIGQEKAIKQLVKAIQRTRVGLKDPKKPIGSFVFLGPTGVGKTELAKVLATYLFDKEDALVRVDMSEYMEKFSVSRLVGAPPGYVGYEEGGQLTEKIRRKPYSVILLDEIEKAHPDVYNLLLQVLDDGILTDGLGRKVDFRNTIIIMTSNIGARDLADFGAGIGFGTKSRNENMDELTKGTITNALKKTFSPEFLNRLDDVIVFNSLEKKDIHKIIEISLSKLLSRVLALGYKVELTEKAKDFVSEKGYDPKYGARPLNRAIQKYIEDPIAEEILKAQLLHGDIITADYEEGKEELTFSIAKSDEAPNLPSDERPEEAPSEPEAGEAK; encoded by the coding sequence GGGACTGCTCAAAAAGCTCGGCGTAGCCACCGATGAGCTGAAGTTTGCCCTCGAGCAAGCCACGCGCAACACGGCCTCCACCCAGGGCACCAGCATTACCGGCTCGATTCCGCTAACCAAGCAGACCGAGAAGGTGCTGAAAATCACCTACCTCGAAGCCAAGATTTTCAAATCGGAAATCATTGGCACCGAGCACTTGCTCCTCTCTATTCTGCGCGATGAGGACAACATTTCTTCTCAAATTCTTTCCAAATTCAACGTGAACTACGAAACCGTGCGCGATTCGCTTGACTATCACGGCGCCGCTCCGAACACGACCGGCCCCAAGGCCGGCCCGGAAGCTGACGACGATGATGACCGCCTCTTTGGGCAAGGCCAGGGCGCTGGCGGCCGGGGCCAGGGTGCCCAGGGCGGTGCTGCTGGCGCTGGGGCCAAGCGGGCCGGCGAAAAATCGCGCACTCCGGTGCTCGATAACTTCGGCCGCGACCTCACCAAGATGGCGGAAGAAGACAAGCTCGACCCCATCGTGGGCCGCGAAAAAGAGATTGAGCGCGTAGCTCAAGTGCTGAGCCGCCGCAAAAAGAACAACCCGATTCTGATTGGCGAGCCGGGGGTAGGCAAAACGGCGATTGCCGAAGGCCTGGCCCTGCGCATTATCCAGAAAAAAGTGAGCCGCGTGCTGTTCAACAAGCGCGTAGTGACCCTGGATTTGGCCTCGCTGGTGGCCGGCACCAAGTACCGCGGCCAGTTTGAGGAGCGCATGAAGGCCGTGATGAACGAGCTGGAAAAGTCGCCCGACGTGATTCTGTTCATTGATGAGCTGCACACGATTGTGGGTGCCGGCGGGGCTTCGGGCTCGCTCGATGCCTCGAACATGTTCAAGCCGGCCCTGGCCCGCGGCGAAATTCAATGCATCGGCGCGACTACGCTGGACGAGTATCGGCAATATATTGAGAAGGATGGCGCGCTGGCCCGTCGCTTCCAGATGGTGATGGTGGACCCCACTACCCCCGAGGAAACGATTGAGATTCTGCACAATATCAAGGATAAGTACCAAGACCACCACCACGTGGTGTACACGGACAAGGCCATTGAGCAGTGCGTGAAGCTGAGCGACCGCTACATGAGCGACCGCTTTTTGCCGGACAAAGCCATCGATATTCTCGACGAAGCCGGTGCCCGCGTGCACATCAACAACATCGTGGTGCCGGAGGATATTCTCAAGCTCGAAGAGCAGATTGAGAACATCAAGGGTGAGAAAAACCGCGTGGTGAAATCGCAGCGCTACGAGGAAGCCGCCAAGCTTCGCGACACGGAGAAGAAGCTATTGGAGCAGCTCGAATCGGCTAAGAAAAGCTGGGAAGACGAGACCAAGAAGAAGCGCTACACGGTGAAGGAGGAAAACGTGGCCGAGGTAATCGCCATGATGACCGGCATTCCCGTGAACCGCGTGGCCCAGAACGAAAGTCAGAAGTTGCTCAACATGGGTGAGGAACTTCAGGGCAAGGTAATCGGCCAGGAAAAAGCCATCAAGCAGTTGGTGAAAGCCATCCAGCGCACCCGCGTGGGCCTGAAAGACCCGAAGAAGCCAATTGGTTCGTTCGTGTTCCTCGGCCCGACGGGGGTAGGCAAAACGGAATTGGCGAAGGTGCTGGCTACCTATCTCTTCGACAAAGAAGATGCGCTGGTGCGCGTGGATATGTCGGAGTATATGGAGAAGTTCAGCGTCTCGCGCCTGGTGGGCGCGCCTCCCGGCTACGTGGGCTACGAAGAGGGTGGCCAGCTGACGGAGAAAATCCGTCGTAAGCCCTACTCGGTTATCCTGCTCGACGAGATTGAAAAGGCGCACCCCGACGTGTATAACCTGTTGTTGCAGGTGCTGGACGACGGCATTCTGACTGACGGTCTGGGCCGCAAGGTGGACTTCCGCAACACGATTATCATCATGACCTCGAACATTGGGGCGCGTGACTTGGCGGACTTCGGCGCGGGCATCGGCTTCGGCACGAAGTCGCGCAACGAGAACATGGATGAGTTGACGAAGGGCACGATTACTAACGCCTTGAAGAAGACTTTCTCGCCCGAGTTCCTCAACCGCTTGGATGATGTGATTGTCTTCAACTCGCTGGAGAAGAAGGATATCCATAAGATTATCGAAATCAGCCTCAGCAAGCTACTGAGCCGTGTGCTAGCGCTTGGCTACAAGGTGGAGCTGACGGAGAAAGCCAAGGATTTCGTGTCCGAGAAAGGCTACGACCCCAAGTACGGCGCACGGCCGCTAAACCGGGCCATCCAGAAATACATCGAAGACCCGATTGCCGAGGAAATCCTGAAAGCCCAATTGTTGCACGGCGACATCATCACGGCCGACTACGAAGAGGGTAAGGAGGAATTGACATTCAGCATCGCCAAGAGCGATGAGGCGCCCAACCTGCCTAGCGACGAGCGGCCCGAAGAAGCGCCCTCGGAGCCGGAGGCTGGCGAGGCCAAGTAA